One region of Sebastes fasciatus isolate fSebFas1 chromosome 1, fSebFas1.pri, whole genome shotgun sequence genomic DNA includes:
- the LOC141777895 gene encoding olfactory receptor 8G17-like: protein MENYTFNSFTLQLEGLNVSKDSLCPVFLFFLFSYICIMLMNVGIAVLVFIDKNLHQPMYLLFCNLPVNDILGNSIMVPRLLSDMLLPPSELLISYYECVVQAFTTHMFGTTTHTVLMIMAFDRYVAICNPLRYAAIMTNKMVIKLTVSAWGVAFVLVGILLGLTIRLNRCRTLITNPYCDNASLFKLSCDSVFINNVYGLTFTVVLFTASIGSMVITYTKITVICLTSNNKSLNSKALKTCSTHLVVYLIMLISGFIVIILHRFPQYSEYRKLSAILFHIIPASLNPIIYGVQSAEICKSLSKLLRSKPVMPLF, encoded by the coding sequence atgGAAAACTACACATTCAACAGCTTCACACTCCAGCTGGAGGGGTTGAATGTCTCGAAGGATTCTCTCTGCcctgtctttctctttttcttgttCTCCTATATTTGTATAATGCTTATGAATGTAGGCATTGCTGTTCTGGTTTTCATTGACAAAAACCTTCACCAGCCCATGTATCTCCTTTTCTGCAACCTGCCAGTTAATGACATCCTTGGAAATTCTATCATGGTGCCCCGTTTGCTTTCAGATATGTTGTTGCCTCCGTCTGAGCTCCTCATCAGTTATTACGAATGTGTGGTCCAAGCTTTCACCACACACATGTTTGGTACCACCACTCACACGGTGCTTATGATTATGGCCTTTGACAGATATGTGGCCATCTGTAATCCCCTGCGCTATGCTGCTATAATGACCAACAAAATGGTGATCAAGCTGACAGTTTCTGCCTGGGGAGTGGCATTTGTTTTGGTCGGGATTCTGCTTGGTCTGACTATACGCCTGAACCGATGCAGGACTCTGATCACAAATCCTTACTGTGACAATGCCTCGCTGTTTAAACTCTCCTGTGATAGTGTGTTTATTAATAATGTCTATGGCCTCACTTTCACCGTAGTGCTGTTCACAGCTTCAATAGGCAGCATGGTTATCACTTATACTAAGATTACAGTAATCTGTCTGACCAGTAATAACAAGTCTTTGAACAGTAAAGCCTTGAAGACCTGCAGCACTCACCTGGTTGTGTATCTGATCATGCTGATCAGTggatttattgtcattattctGCATCGCTTCCCTCAGTACTCAGAATACAGGAAACTTTCTGCCATTCTGTTTCACATCATCCCCGCCAGCCTCAACCCCATTATTTATGGTGTGCAGTCTGCAGAAATCTGCAAATCCTTGTCGAAATTATTACGATCCAAACCAGTTATGCCATTATTCTGA